The following proteins are encoded in a genomic region of Syngnathoides biaculeatus isolate LvHL_M chromosome 15, ASM1980259v1, whole genome shotgun sequence:
- the timm9 gene encoding mitochondrial import inner membrane translocase subunit Tim9: MAVQVSESDQIKQFKEFLGTYNKLTENCFMDCVKDLTSREVRPEEASCSESCLQKYLKMTQRISMRFQEYHIQQNEALAAKAGVLTQPR; encoded by the exons ATGGCCGTTCAAGTGTCCGAGTCGGACCAGATCAAGCAG TTCAAAGAATTCCTCGGGACGTACAACAAGTTGACGGAAAACTGCTTCATGGACTGCGTCAAGGATCTGACCAGCCGGGAGGTCCGGCCCGAGGAG GCGAGCTGCTCCGAGTCGTGTCTCCAGAAGTACCTGAAGATGACGCAGCGGATCTCCATGCGCTTCCAGGAGTACCACATCCAGCAGAACGAGGCGCTGGCGGCCAAAGCCGGGGTGCTGACCCAGCCCCGATGA